In Isoptericola jiangsuensis, the following proteins share a genomic window:
- a CDS encoding GTPase translates to MTTSHDATLQARTDALASALELAGPRLDGATARRVGAAVEGVRQRLALGVDHTVVALAGGTGSGKSSLFNKVSRLTFADVGVKRPTTARVTACSWSAQADPLLDWIGVDRERRIAHSEDLEGDGAGALSGLVLLDLPDHDSVEPAHREVVDRVLPLVDLLVWVVDPQKYADDALHSGYLRAQVGSESSMVVLLNQVDTVPETQRENLVEDLDRLLADDGLEGVHVQPVSARTGEGVSRVREILEEACERRSVAAGRAAAELDAAALALLAQVPADTPWQLDAAVDRELEPVVVATGLDQVANQVGAAVRNGYGAPELPAPDRDAIALSRARWLTRAGAPLRPGWQRSLAESVAGADALRADVTAALRDVDLDVRGPASSRALRRASWVCLGLGVVLAVVGILALTGVLALDDPWGIVVAAGGGLLLVAAGALAVTRSSLRKRLAARRAAQVREQGRAAVRGVLVARLGEPTQRVLAEQRQVRELALSAREEQSARPLTGALRLPTGAELPASSTGSAAGQDTAGATV, encoded by the coding sequence CACCGTCGTCGCGCTCGCCGGCGGCACCGGGTCGGGCAAGTCCAGCCTGTTCAACAAGGTGTCCCGCCTGACGTTCGCCGACGTCGGTGTGAAGCGGCCCACGACGGCCCGCGTCACCGCCTGCTCGTGGTCCGCGCAGGCCGACCCGCTGCTCGACTGGATCGGAGTCGACCGCGAGCGCCGCATCGCGCACAGCGAGGACCTCGAGGGCGACGGCGCGGGCGCGCTGTCCGGTCTGGTGCTGCTCGACCTGCCCGACCACGACTCCGTCGAGCCCGCGCACCGCGAGGTCGTCGACCGGGTGCTGCCGCTCGTCGACCTGCTGGTCTGGGTCGTGGACCCCCAGAAGTACGCCGACGACGCCCTGCACTCGGGCTACCTGCGCGCTCAGGTCGGCTCGGAGTCGTCCATGGTGGTGCTGCTCAACCAGGTGGACACCGTGCCGGAGACGCAGCGCGAGAACCTCGTCGAGGACCTCGACCGCCTGCTCGCCGACGACGGCCTCGAGGGCGTGCACGTCCAGCCGGTGTCCGCGCGCACGGGTGAGGGGGTGTCCCGCGTGCGGGAGATCCTCGAGGAGGCGTGCGAGCGTCGGTCGGTGGCCGCCGGGCGGGCCGCGGCCGAGCTCGACGCCGCCGCGCTGGCGCTGCTCGCCCAGGTGCCCGCCGACACCCCGTGGCAGCTCGACGCGGCGGTGGACCGCGAGCTGGAGCCCGTCGTCGTGGCCACGGGACTCGACCAGGTCGCCAACCAGGTCGGCGCCGCGGTGCGCAACGGGTACGGCGCGCCCGAACTCCCCGCGCCCGACCGGGACGCGATCGCGCTGTCCCGGGCCCGCTGGCTCACCCGCGCCGGGGCGCCGCTGCGTCCCGGCTGGCAGCGGTCGCTGGCCGAGTCCGTGGCCGGGGCGGACGCCCTGCGCGCCGACGTCACGGCCGCGCTGCGCGACGTCGACCTCGACGTGCGGGGGCCCGCGTCGTCGCGCGCGCTGCGACGCGCGTCGTGGGTGTGCCTCGGCCTCGGCGTGGTGCTGGCCGTGGTCGGGATCCTCGCCCTGACAGGCGTGCTCGCGCTGGACGACCCGTGGGGGATCGTCGTGGCCGCCGGTGGCGGCCTGCTGCTCGTGGCCGCCGGTGCGCTGGCCGTCACGCGGTCGTCGCTGCGCAAGCGGCTCGCGGCACGGCGGGCGGCGCAGGTCCGCGAGCAGGGTCGCGCGGCCGTGCGCGGCGTGCTCGTCGCCCGGCTCGGCGAGCCGACGCAGCGGGTCCTGGCCGAGCAGCGGCAGGTGCGCGAGCTCGCGCTGTCCGCCCGGGAGGAGCAGTCGGCGCGCCCGCTCACCGGGGCGCTGCGGCTACCCACGGGCGCCGAGCTCCCCGCGTCGTCCACAGGGTCCGCGGCCGGGCAGGACACGGCCGGCGCCACGGTCTGA